A region of Centropristis striata isolate RG_2023a ecotype Rhode Island chromosome 17, C.striata_1.0, whole genome shotgun sequence DNA encodes the following proteins:
- the LOC131989328 gene encoding butyrophilin subfamily 1 member A1-like, whose protein sequence is MQPIVANIGDDIILPCYLEPGVDASAMTLEWTRSDLNPIFVHVRRSGQDLASAQNPSYRGRTSVSIDEMKKGNISMKISKVKPSDAGRYKCFIPKLNKESFIQLVVGAVSSPAINLAGIDRDKEGVVLQCESSGWYPEPEVLWLDGEGKLLSAGPTETVRGPDDLYTVSSRVTVEKRHSNSFTCRVHQKDINHTTETQITVPDDFFNVQSSPAPLVTGLAEEQQRRKEAEEEVQTLKEKLETQKKEFENKSAEVQQLKDEKQRHENELQTLRTENQKLKDDLETLETKCKQTIYRLLRPSF, encoded by the exons ATGCAG CCAATAGTGGCAAACAttggtgatgacatcattttgCCATGTTACCTGGAGCCTGGGGTGGATGCTTCTGCCATGACGCTGGAGTGGACGAGATCGGACCTGAATCCTATATTCGTCCATGTTCGGCGTTCTGGTCAGGACCTTGCTAGTGCTCAAAACCCATCGTACAGAGGAAGAACTTCAGTGTCTATTGATGAAATGAAGAAGGGAAACATTTCAATGAAAATCTCCAAAGTGAAACCTTCTGATGCGGGGAGATACAAATGCTTCATTCCAAAACTGAATAAAGAGTCTTTCATTCAGCTTGTTGTTG GTGCTGTTTCTTCGCCTGCCATTAATTTAGCAGGGATCGATAGAGACAAAGAGGGAGTGGTTCTCCAGTGTGAGTCTTCTGGCTGGTATCCAGAGCCTGAGGTGTTGTGGCTGGACGGTGAGGGaaagctcctctctgctggacctacagagacagtcagaggtCCTGATGACCTCTATActgtcagcagcagagtgactgTGGAGAAGAGACACAGCAACAGCTTCACCTGTAGAGTCCACCAGAAGGACATTAAccacaccacagagacacaaatcacTGTTCCAG ATGATTTCTTTAATGTCCAGTCCAGTCCTGCTCCTCTCGTCACTGGTTTGGCT gaggagcagcagaggaggaaggaggctgAGGAGGAAGTTCAGACCCTGAAAGAGAAGCTGGAGACACAGAAGAAAGAG TTTGAAAATAAATCAGCTGAAGTCCAGCAGCTCAAAGATGAAAAGCAGAGACATGAGAACGAGCTGCAGACTCTGAGGACTGAAAATCAAAAGTTGAAAGATGACCTGGAGACTCTGGAGACCAAATGCAAG CAAACAATCTACAGACTTCTACGTCCTTCTTTCTAA